One part of the Pseudoalteromonas ulvae UL12 genome encodes these proteins:
- a CDS encoding Mpo1 family 2-hydroxy fatty acid dioxygenase, protein MKSLQQHLINYARYHRDPRNINTHFIGIPLIVLSIIVLLNLIMLPLLGLTMKLGVVIAVITCGFYIKLDIKLGVIMTLFMALLCLVASVISDFEHALLLGIALFVIGWVFQFVGHYFEGKKPAFVDDLMGLVIGPLFVIAEMLFLLGLFKELKSTIEQQAGIVENQT, encoded by the coding sequence ATGAAATCATTGCAGCAACATTTAATTAATTATGCCCGCTATCACCGCGATCCCCGAAATATCAACACGCACTTTATTGGTATCCCTCTCATCGTTCTTAGCATCATAGTGTTACTTAATTTAATCATGTTGCCACTTTTAGGCTTAACCATGAAGTTGGGCGTGGTTATCGCAGTAATTACTTGTGGATTTTATATAAAACTCGATATTAAACTGGGTGTAATCATGACGTTATTTATGGCACTACTATGCCTGGTTGCATCGGTAATCAGTGACTTTGAGCATGCATTGTTACTTGGTATCGCGCTATTTGTCATTGGGTGGGTGTTTCAATTTGTAGGGCATTACTTTGAAGGTAAAAAACCAGCTTTTGTCGATGATTTAATGGGATTGGTAATTGGTCCGTTATTTGTTATTGCTGAAATGCTGTTTTTACTTGGTTTGTTTAAAGAGTTAAAAAGTACCATTGAACAGCAAGCTGGAATTGTCGAAAATCAAACCTAG